One stretch of Amycolatopsis tolypomycina DNA includes these proteins:
- a CDS encoding response regulator transcription factor, giving the protein MPNLLVVEDDAAIGSVLESTLRLHGHQVYWARDGRTALRAAEPGEFDLVLLDLGLPDLDGVEVCRRLRAALPAAVLVILTARQEEMDVVVGLDAGADDYLTKPIRLGELLARVRAHLRRGAPAGARPPVTIGGLTVDIAGRRATLAGREVVLRAKEFDLLARLAEQPGVAVSRETLMSEVWDAHWYGSTKTLDVHIAAVRRKLTAAAGPDDEVPRIATLRGHGYRLEDPARTAAEG; this is encoded by the coding sequence ATGCCGAACCTGCTGGTGGTGGAAGACGACGCGGCGATCGGCAGCGTGCTCGAATCGACCCTGCGACTGCACGGTCACCAGGTGTACTGGGCCCGCGACGGCCGGACCGCCCTGCGGGCCGCCGAACCCGGCGAATTCGACCTCGTGCTGCTCGACCTCGGCCTGCCCGACCTCGACGGCGTCGAGGTCTGCCGCCGGCTGCGGGCCGCGCTGCCCGCCGCGGTGCTGGTGATCCTCACCGCGCGGCAGGAGGAGATGGACGTCGTCGTCGGCCTCGACGCCGGTGCCGACGACTACCTCACCAAGCCGATCCGGCTGGGCGAGCTGCTGGCCAGGGTGCGGGCCCACCTGCGGCGCGGCGCGCCCGCCGGGGCCCGGCCGCCGGTGACCATCGGCGGGCTCACCGTCGACATCGCCGGCCGCCGCGCCACCCTGGCCGGGCGCGAGGTCGTGTTGCGCGCCAAGGAGTTCGACCTGCTGGCCCGGCTCGCCGAGCAACCCGGCGTCGCGGTCAGCCGCGAGACGCTGATGTCCGAGGTCTGGGACGCGCACTGGTACGGCTCGACGAAGACGCTGGACGTGCACATCGCCGCGGTGCGCCGCAAGCTCACCGCGGCCGCCGGGCCCGACGACGAGGTCCCGCGGATCGCCACCCTGCGCGGGCACGGCTACCGGCTGGAAGACCCGGCCCGCACCGCCGCCGAAGGCTAG